CGGAATTTATGCAAGAATTGATTGACGCAGGCGGATTAATGAATTTTGCTAAAAATGAAATAGAGGATAAAAAGTAATGAAGACATATAAAATTGCACTTATAAAGGGTGACGGGATAGGGCCTGAGATTATTGATGAGGCTACTAAAGTTTTAGATGCTGTTGCATCTTGTTTTGATTTTGATTTTAAGTATGAAGAAGTCTTAATGGGTGGTTGTGCATATGATGAAACAGGAGATCCTCTTCCTCAGGAAACTATTACTGCTGCACTCAACTCCGATGCAGTTTTATTCGGTGCAATCGGTGGCGAAAAATGGGATAATCTTCCACGTGAAAAAAGACCTGAAAGCGGACTTCTAAGATTTCGTAAAGAGCTTGGTGTATATGCGAATTTACGTCCGGCAGTTGTGTATGACGAATTGGTAAATGCTTCATCATTAAAACCTGAAGTTGTATCCGGAGTTGACTTGATGGTTGTTCGTGAGTTAATAGGCGGCATCTACTTCGGTGAGCCTAAAGGACGTGATGAAAACAAAGGCTGGAATACTATGGTCTATACAAAAGACGAAATAGTCCGTATAGCACATAATGCTTTTAATATTGCAATGGAGAGAAGTAAAAGAGTTTGTTCTATAGATAAAGCAAATGTTCTTGACGTGTCTCAACTTTGGCGTGAAACTGTCGAAGAAGTGGCAAAAGAATACCCTGATGTAGAACTTACTCATATGTATGTTGACAATGCTGCTATGCAGCTTATTCGTGATCCAAAACAGTTCGATGTTATGCTTACGGGAAACATTTTTGGAGATATTTTAAGTGATGAGGCTTCTATGCTCTCAGGTTCAATCGGTCTTCTGCCATCAGCTTCGGTCGGTGCTAAGATAGGTGTATATGAGCCGATTCACGGTTCAGCTCCCGATATTGCAGGGCAGGGAATTGCAAACCCTATTGCAACAATATCTTCTGCATCTATGATGTTAAGATACGCACTTGGCGAAAATGAGGCTGCAGATAGAATAGATGCTGCAGTTAAAAGGGCTTTAAAAGAGGGATACCGTACACAAGACTTGGCACAATACGATGCTAAAGAGGTATGTTCAACCAGTGAGATGGGTTCAATCATTGCTAACTATACGGCTAAATAAACAATGCAGACACTCACTTTAGCAAATATATATGAACTTCAAGGACTTAAAGAAGAAGCCTTAGAGATATATAAAGAGGTTTTAAAAAAAGACCCCGCTAATAGTGAAGCTAAAATTGCTATTAGAAGACTCTCAGGAATCAGAAAAAAATTTTTGAACGTTAATTCTGAAATGAAGGAGTTTTTTATAAAAATGGATAGTGAGATAGAGATAAATGAATTTGAAAGGTGGTTACTCAAATCATGGAACTAGAAGATGCAATATTATCTACTTTAAAAGAGATTGAGGATAAGGGAAAATCTAAATTACTTCAACCTAAAAAAAAACCTTTTGAGGTAAAAGAAAAAAAAGAGATATCAACAGAAGAAGACATTTGTAATCATAAAGATAATTCAGAAGATTCATCTATGGATGAAAAAGCTTATTTAATGTCTATGAGAGAGCGTTTGCTAGTTTTATTTGAGGGCTTTCAGGCACCAAACAACACAAATATAGAAGCAAAAATAGATTTAACACTAAACTATTTGGAATATGTTTTAGCATCTATAGATACAAGATTAGAAAAATTAAGATAGGGTTGTAAATAAATGGCACAATACAGAATTTTAATAGATGCAAACGATGAGAAAGGTCTAGTCTATAAAGTATCTTCTATATTTTTTGAAAAAAATTTAAATATATTAACAAATAATGAATTTGTAGATAAAGTAAACGGTAAATTTTTTATGCGCAGTGTCGTAGAAGGTGATGTGGAGGCTTCCGAGCTAAAAGAGCTTATTCAAAAAGCCTTGCCTAAAGCTTCAAACGTAAATGTAATTGAGCCTGCTAAGAAAAATATAGTTATAATGGCTACAAAAGAGATTCACGCACTAGGTGATATACTTGTTCGCCATGAAGAGGGTGAGTTGGATGCAAATATTCTTGGTGTTATATCTAACTATGATAACTTAGAGTCTTTTGTTAGTAAGTTTAATATACCTTATTTTACTATATCTCATGAGGGTTTAGGCAGAGCTGAACATGAGGAAAAAATACTGCAAAAACTATCTGAATTTGAAGATATCGACTATATAGTGCTTGCAAAATATATGCGTATATTAACACCTAGGTTTGTAGAGGCATATGAAAATAAAATAATAAATATACACCATTCATTTTTACCTGCATTTATCGGTGCAAATCCTTATAAACAAGCTTATGACAGGGGTGTGAAAATTATCGGAGCTACAGCACACTTTGTAAATAACAATCTTGATGAAGGTCCAATCATATCTCAAGAGATTATACATGTAAACCATGCATACTCATGGAAAGATATGCAAAGAAGCGGTAGAAACGTAGAAAAAATAGTTTTATCCCATGCATTAAAACTTGCACTTGAAGATAGAATCTTTGTATATGCGAACAAGTCAGTTATATTTTAAGCGAGAAGTGATTTGTTTAATTTAGTGTTGGTAAATCCTCAAATTCCAAATAATACAGGCGCTATAGGCAGGCTTTGCGTAAATGCAGGGGCTTCTTTGCATCTGATAAAACCCATAGCTTTTGATATAGATGAAAAAGCCGTACGTCGTGCAGGACTTGATTATTGGAATAAGTTGGATTTGCATGTTTGGGAAAGCATAGATGAGTTTTTTGAAAAAAATAAGATAACAGACAATGCATACTTTGCAACAACAAAGACTGACAGGCCATATTTTGAAGCAGAGTTTAAAGCGGGTGATTTTATCTTTTTTGGAAGTGAAACAGCCGGCATTCCTGAAGATATACTAAATAAGTATAAGTCTCAAAACATAACTATACCTATGACAAAAGAGGGTCGTAGTCTAAACTTGGCAATCAGTACCGGTATAGTCTTGTATGATGCTATACGCCAAAACTTTACACATTTTGAAGGATAATTATGGGCACAATTGTAGATATTTTAATGATTACACTTTTTGTACTATTTATGGTTTTTATACAAAGAGGTTACCACCAAAAGAAATCTGAAGAACGTGAAGAACTGAGAAAAAAAGAAGAAGAACAAAGTTCTTAAAAAATTCTTTCTGCTAAATCTTCAACTATATTTTCAAATCTTTGAAATAAACTCTCTGCATTTTTTATAAAAAGTGACATTTTCTATCCTTTTTTTCTTTACTATATTAAAAAATGCAATAAAAAATAAAAAATATTGCAAATTGACATATTTTTCTTTACTTTATTTCAAATTTACATTATAATTTGTGCATATAACAAAAAAACTACATCGTATTAGGAGAGATAGCATGAATAGTTTTAGCAATATTGTTGAAGAGATTAAAAGTATTATTTCCACCAGTTTTGATGGGAAAAAAGTTTTTGATAAAGATGTTGCAGATGCATTGGGTATTGCACAGATGAATTTTGCGACTATGAAAAAGAGAAATAAAATACCTTATGCTGAATTATTGGATTTTTGTGCCAGAAGGTCTATCTCTATAAACTGGATGCTTTATGGTCAATCGCCGGAGAGTTTGGTGGAAGCTACAAATAGACTCTATATGGTAAAATTTTTAGGTGATGTCAATGTTAGTGCCGGTGGCGGTAGTGAATCAGAAGAGGGTGAAGTAAGTGAAATTCAAATACCCGAAGAGTTTGTAATGATGCTAGGCGGTCAAAGCGAACTTAAAAATATAGAAGCTGTAAATGTTTCAGGTGATTCAATGGAACCAACATTTAGCTATAACGATATTGTTTTTGTTAACAGAACAAAAACAAATGTAGATCGCGGAGGTGTATTTACAATTAGAACAGAAGGCGGTTTATTTATAAAAAGAATTCAAAAGAGACTTGATGGAAAATTTGATATAATATCTGATAACGATGTATATACAACACAAGTCATGGAACCCCATGAATTAGAAGTAATCGGCAGGGTTGTAAGTAGATTTGGTGAAGTTGATTAGAAGGGTCTGAATGAGGTATCTTGCTTTAATTTTTATATTTTTATTTTTTACTGCATGTAGTTTAAAAAAACCAATTTCAGCAAAAGAGGGTATTTCGGATTTATTGACTTTATCTCAAAACTCTTCGACATATTTAAAAGAGAAAAGTATAAACGGTATAGATGCAAACGAAGACTCTTATGAAGAAAAGTATTTTAGAGTTTGGAACGAAATACCGGATGATACAAAAGATGAGTCAATGTGGCCTTTTGTATCATACACTAACTCTGAAATGTACGGAGAAAATCTTCAACCAATAAAAGAAGATGCTTTTAAAAAACTTGAAGATAATGCAAACTTTGGGGAATACAAAAGCATCAATAAAACAGCAATTACATTAAATCATCTTGATATAAGAGCATTTCCTACTTCAAAACCTATGTTTAAAGATCCAAATATAGCAGGGGAGGGTTTTCCGTTTGATTATGTACAAAACTCTACAGTGAGTGCAAACAAGCCTGTATTAATATCTCATTATTCAAAAGACGAAGAATGGGCTTT
The genomic region above belongs to Sulfurimonas lithotrophica and contains:
- the leuB gene encoding 3-isopropylmalate dehydrogenase — its product is MKTYKIALIKGDGIGPEIIDEATKVLDAVASCFDFDFKYEEVLMGGCAYDETGDPLPQETITAALNSDAVLFGAIGGEKWDNLPREKRPESGLLRFRKELGVYANLRPAVVYDELVNASSLKPEVVSGVDLMVVRELIGGIYFGEPKGRDENKGWNTMVYTKDEIVRIAHNAFNIAMERSKRVCSIDKANVLDVSQLWRETVEEVAKEYPDVELTHMYVDNAAMQLIRDPKQFDVMLTGNIFGDILSDEASMLSGSIGLLPSASVGAKIGVYEPIHGSAPDIAGQGIANPIATISSASMMLRYALGENEAADRIDAAVKRALKEGYRTQDLAQYDAKEVCSTSEMGSIIANYTAK
- a CDS encoding tetratricopeptide repeat protein; the protein is MQTLTLANIYELQGLKEEALEIYKEVLKKDPANSEAKIAIRRLSGIRKKFLNVNSEMKEFFIKMDSEIEINEFERWLLKSWN
- a CDS encoding CiaD-like domain-containing protein, with the translated sequence MELEDAILSTLKEIEDKGKSKLLQPKKKPFEVKEKKEISTEEDICNHKDNSEDSSMDEKAYLMSMRERLLVLFEGFQAPNNTNIEAKIDLTLNYLEYVLASIDTRLEKLR
- the purU gene encoding formyltetrahydrofolate deformylase → MAQYRILIDANDEKGLVYKVSSIFFEKNLNILTNNEFVDKVNGKFFMRSVVEGDVEASELKELIQKALPKASNVNVIEPAKKNIVIMATKEIHALGDILVRHEEGELDANILGVISNYDNLESFVSKFNIPYFTISHEGLGRAEHEEKILQKLSEFEDIDYIVLAKYMRILTPRFVEAYENKIINIHHSFLPAFIGANPYKQAYDRGVKIIGATAHFVNNNLDEGPIISQEIIHVNHAYSWKDMQRSGRNVEKIVLSHALKLALEDRIFVYANKSVIF
- a CDS encoding tRNA (cytidine(34)-2'-O)-methyltransferase produces the protein MFNLVLVNPQIPNNTGAIGRLCVNAGASLHLIKPIAFDIDEKAVRRAGLDYWNKLDLHVWESIDEFFEKNKITDNAYFATTKTDRPYFEAEFKAGDFIFFGSETAGIPEDILNKYKSQNITIPMTKEGRSLNLAISTGIVLYDAIRQNFTHFEG
- a CDS encoding LexA family transcriptional regulator, whose product is MNSFSNIVEEIKSIISTSFDGKKVFDKDVADALGIAQMNFATMKKRNKIPYAELLDFCARRSISINWMLYGQSPESLVEATNRLYMVKFLGDVNVSAGGGSESEEGEVSEIQIPEEFVMMLGGQSELKNIEAVNVSGDSMEPTFSYNDIVFVNRTKTNVDRGGVFTIRTEGGLFIKRIQKRLDGKFDIISDNDVYTTQVMEPHELEVIGRVVSRFGEVD